The nucleotide window TATTACTTTATTTATGATTTCATTTTATAAAACCAGCAGTAAAACATATTGTAAAAAAAGGACCAAAATACTTTATTTTTTTAAGAATCAGCAAAAAAAACTTGTACAATGTTAAAAAGTAATATAATTAAAACAAAAAAAGCCGCCGCACGGCTTTTCATTCAGCCATGCGGCGGCTCTATTCTTATTATTGTTCTTACCAAACCTTATACAAAAGACCAATCCTCTTTGTCATATGACTTGGGAGTCAGCAGTGTATACCTTTTGAATTCACGGATGAAATGAGACTGGTCATAATAACCCAGGTTTTCATAGATGAAATCTCTGTCTTTCATTTCTATTCCATAAATCGCCTGCTGGATTCTCACGATACCGGAATATTGTTTAATGGGCATACCAAGATTACGGCGAAAAACCTGATTGGTATAGTGCTGGCTGTATCCCAGCATATCAGCCAACTCTGAAACCGTCAGATTCCCCATTTTCTCCGCAACGTCCTCCACAATAAACTTAGTAATGGAATTTACCCGGTTCTTCCCGAAGACGGAATCCCGCTCCAGAAAATAAATCAGTTTCTGCTCGAAGGTTTCCATAGTCTCCACTTCTTTTTCCATAAACGAGATGTCTTTATATTTATTCACCGGGCAGTTATTATTAATGATATGACCGATGTCGTTCAAAAACACCTCCGGCACGACTCCTGCGTTGAATTTTATGCCAAAGCATTGTTCATGGTTGCTCACAAGAGAAGGTTTTCCCATCAGCGCGCTTCCGATCAGCCTGGCCTGGCATTTTCCGTCCTTCCATAGAAACCAGATATTCACACAGCCGTCTGGGATGGATAATATCTTTTCCTGCAGTGGATTCCTGATTTCATAAAACTTGTTTATCAGTTCATGCTCCAGCCGTACTTCCCGGTACGTTGTGCGCGTACCGGTGCAAAAGGTCTTAAATTCCACTGTGCCACCTCCTGCCATCCATAAGCTGTCTGTGGAATTACTGCAGCTTTCCGTCCTTGATCACATAATGGCCGTCCACAATACAGGTAGGCTCTTTCATGATCAGATCGATATGTACTGGCGTATCACAGGTTCCGCCGTAGGACAGATTGTTTCCGATACCGATATGCATGGTACCCAAAACGCCTTCATCCTCCAGCATGCGTCCGCTCAAAGTACCTGCGGGGTTCAGGCCAAAGCCTACCTCTGCCGCCAGATATACCCGTTCGTCATGGAAGCCTGCCAGTGTATCGCGAAGGATATCCGCCTCTTTACCTCCTTCAATGGAGGTGATGTATCCCTTTTCTACTTTGATCGTGATCGGTTCTTTGATGACACCCAGGCCCGGAAGAGGAATGCTTCCGTCAATCACCAAAACTCCTTCGGCCGAATCGTCTGCTGGTCCTACAGCACACTCTGCGTCGGGCGGGGAAGAAGCCTCGCCTTTATCTCTGGAAACGCCGTATCCCACATCTGCATGTCTCCCAACAATGGACGTCCGGAAATCGGTGCCGGCCGGCGTCGTAATGGACAGCTCTTTTCCCACGATCTTTGTCTTCGTCTCATCTACGAGTTTGCGGACTTCACCCCAGTCTGTAAACAGGCAGCCTTCCTCCAGCATCTCCATGGAGTAATCCGCCATATTCACAAATCGGGATCCGGCTTCGCAGGCCTCGATTCTCGCTGAACTATTATACAGCGAAAACGTGGTAGCAGAAAACATCACGTCGGATTCCTTCATAGCCGCAGCGATTGCGTCAGTAGGAGCTTCTCCGTGAGTAGAACGGTCAGGCATGCATACCATCGTGGTATCCGTAAACGCGGACGCACATTTATACATGGCCTCTCCAATCTCTTTACTGGTATCGTCGGTGATCACAAGAACTCTTTCTCCCTTTTTCACTGCCCCACAGGTATGGAGCAGAATCTCACAGCCCTTCATTGCCTTCTCGCTCATCTCTACCTCCTAAAATATTTTTTTATTGTATTTACTACAAACGCCATTTCTTCTTCGCCGTAACGCTGGTCACATTGAAGCATGACGTTGTGGTCCGATAGATATTTAGCGTCTTCTCCCGGAACGTAATACTCCTCCGGAAGAATCCACTGAATCTCTCCGATGATTCCGTTGTCCGCCAGATACCGATAGAATTCCTGCCGTTTCTCCACCAGCACGACAAACCCAAAAGGAACATACTTTCCTTCTTCATCCAAAGGTTCTCCGGCCAGTTTAAGGCCTTCCACATCCTTCAGCTGATGATAAAGATACATATAGTTTTCCCTGCGCTTCCTCATGGATTTTTTGTGATCCATGTTGAACAGGATGCGGCTGGTGAGCTCTGTCATCCCCCTGGGTGTAAAATCCAGGTAACGGGCTTTGTTTGCTTCTTTTTCCAGCTGCAGGTAATAAGAGATATCTTTACCTGGATGGTTATCATAATAATCCCGCATAATGGAAATCAGCAGCTGTTTATATACCGCTTCGTCATAAGCGTTCTCAAGCGGCACCATGGGACATTCCACTCCGTCCTTTACCGCCAAGATGCCGCCGTCTGTAACCGGCATCCATTTCCTCGTGCTGGCCACCAGGTAATCTCCGAACCCAATCCGGCCCGCCTCCTTTGTATAAAGTGTCTGGGTCAGATCCTCCACGATCACCAGATGATTTTCTTCGCTGATGCGGAGCATTTCATCCACAACCGCTTTGGGCTGCGGCACTCCGAAATAATGGATTACATACAGAACTTTTACCTTTTCATCCACCTTACTCCGCAAGTCCTCCATGTCCGCCGTCAGATCCTTCTTCACCCGGTAAAAGCGGAACTGCGCTTTACACACTTCCAGAGAATTGATGACGGATACACAAAGATAATCCGGCAGAAGAATCACATCCTCTTCTGTAAGATGCAGGGCGTTTAAAAATATATAAGAAGACGCCGTGCGCCCGTTTCCCGTATAAATCTTTCTGTTATATTTCCCTTCCGTATCACACCGGAGCTCCAAATCTTCCTTCTCCGGCTCTTTTTGTAAAAGCTCCGGATCCACGTGGTAAAATCCACCGATTAACATGGTCTCCCTCCTTACTTTTCAAAGCACAGGAGGGGAAGCCGGCCGGCTTCCCCGTTAGTACCTGCGACTTTATTTTTCTGCCAATACGTTGTAATTCACCAGCGCATAGACCTGCGCGGCTTCTCTCACTTCATCCAGGATCACATATTCATCGGGCATATGTGCTTTCAGGCCCGTACCCGGCCCGTAAAGCACCGTGGGAATACCGGAGTAGTTGGTCATGAAATCGGCGTCATCATGCTGAGGGGTCCCATAGAACGGGCACTCTTTCCCCAGCATCTCATGAGCCTTTACAACAGCCTGCACAACCTCAGCTTCTTCGGAAACCTCAGAAGGATTGCTGTCATAGGTCAGCTCCGCCACTGCATCAAAGGTGGGATCCTCTGCCTTAAGCTTGGCAATGATATCATTTACCTGTCCAAGGAACATGGCGCCTGTCTCACCGGGAACCGTAAACCTGGAAACCTTCATCTCGCACCGGTCAGGCACAACACTGGATCGCTCTCCTCCGGAAATCACGCCAGGGTTTATGGAACCCTTTACATATTTATTCTCTCCGGGAACGATTTTCATGATCTCATCATAGATTCTGCACATCATGCCAATCGCATTCACACCCTTGAACGCGGTAGCGCCATGGGCGCCCACGCCCATCGTGGTGATCTTAACTTCCAGCATGCCCTCGCATACCAGACAGCAGTGGAGGTCAACATCCTCTCCATTGATACACATATCCGCAGTGAAGCCGTCCTTCAGCATCTTAAGGGTACCTTTGCGGCTAATATCCTGCACTTCTTCATCAACCGCATACATCAGCGCGATCTCACCAGCGAATTCAATGCCGGACTCCACCAGCGCTCTGGCCGCCGTAATCTGAGCTGCCATCCCGCATTTGCAGTCTGTAGAGCCGCGTCCATACATTTTACCGTCTATGATCTCCGCTCCGAAAGGGTCCTTCGTCCAGCCTTCTCCCACCGGAACTGTGTCCAGATGGTTGTTGTAAGCAATCCTCTTTCCAGGCTTGCTGCCCTTCACCAGGACCAGTACGTTGCCATGACGGTCGATCTCGCTTTCAAATCCAAGCTTGCCGCAGTATTCGGTGATGAATTTTGCCAGTTCCGCCTCATTTCCGCTCACGCTGGGTATTTTGACCATCTGGGCGAGCAGATCGATCATCTCGTCTTCGTGAGATTTTACAATGTCCAAAATCTTCTGATACATATATATCTCCCTTCACATCAAATCATTCTTCAATTTCATTCTATCCAAGTCTCTAAATGCCGCACGCAGTCATCAGAACATCGCGATCACTTTCTGTATAACACTGTAAAGCGCGTTGATCGCAAACAGCAGAGTCAGCGCTGTCACGATACCCATGATGATGTTCTGTCTCAGATTATTCACAAAATCTCCAAGCAGCGATTTCTTGTTGCACAATATCCAGCTGATGATACACACCATGGGAAGGGCAATACCATTCAGCGCCTGAGCGGCGATGATCAGCTGTACCGGGGAAGAGCCGAAGATCACGATCAGGATAATGGGAATCAACACTACCAAACAAGTGATGATGACATTATGCTTTGCCTTCGGATTTTCATCCAGCTCAAATGCAGGCGGGAACAGCATATTGTGGATTGAAATTTGATAGAGCACGGAAGAGATAGCGGCCGCCCACAGGCCCAATGAGAAAAAGATGCCTGCAAATCTTCCGAGCAGAGGAGTCAGCTGCTGTGCCATATCGGCTGCAGAAGAAATCTGGATTCCCTTGGGATGAAGCAGGGTTCCAGCACAAACGATGATCGCGCCGGTGATCAGGAACGTAATAAACATATTAAGGCCTAAGTCAGCCTTAGCCAGCTTGATATCATTTTTCGGTGATTTGGAATCGGGATATTTCTTTCTCAGGAAAGAAGAATATCCAAGGACCAGGTTCGGGGTAACGGTGGTAGCCAGCAAAGACACCGCCAATATCGCATTGCCGCCGGGAATCTTAAAGGAAAACCCTTCTGTGAACATATCTCCGATATTCGGTCCGGAGGTACATGCGGTGAGCACGAAAGCCAGGACCATCAAAATAATTAGAATCTGGTTTACGCCCTCAATAATTTTGTAACGGTTCAAAAGTACAATCACCAGTGCCAGCACAGACATGATGATCGCCCAAAGCAGATTGGTGGTCCCGGGGAAGAAATACGTAAGGGCCATGGAAGCGCCGCTTAAGTTCCCTGCCTGGAAAGCAATGCTGCCTACAAAAAGCACAACCCACAGGAATTTTGCCACTCCGGGGCTTATGTACTCTCTCACGCCTACCATCACGGATTCTTTACAGCCGATGGAGATCCTTGTCGCAGGTTCCTGGAAAAAATAAGCGATAAGGCAGGCCAACAGCAAAATCCAAAGTGCCGTATAGCCATAATTCGCCCCCTGAGTGGACGCGGTCGTCACCGTGCCCGGGCCGATAATGGCGGCAGACATGATTGCACCGGGCCCCAGGGCTTTTGCATAGTCTTTGAACGTCAGTTTCTTTTCATTCATACTACTTCCTCCTTAATTTTGGCATACTTACCAGCCTGACCGTTTTCTCAGCTTCCCATTACTGATTTTCCCAAATATCTGCGCCGGAAAAAACAGGTTGTATATTGAAGATTGTATACAATTCCCCTCTTTTATAAAAAAAGCCATTACAAATCAACATACCCCGCTCGACTGATTTGCGAATGGCTCCTTTACCATGCATATATTTAGTTGTAAAAATCGGACCTACTGATATTACAGTCATTTTAAGATAATTCACAGAATTTGTCAAGTATATCCAGAGGAATTCTGCCTTATTTTTCCAAACCTCCTGTCTCTTCCGCCTAGTTCCTGTAATTTACGTACTTGGCGCCGAGCAAGCGCTCCGCGCTGTTCTCCACATGCTTCTGCACAGTGCGGTATACCAGATTCTCATCCCGTTTTTCAAAAGCATAAATAATATCCAAATGCTCCCTGGTGGCATCCTCCACTATGGACTCCTGAGTCTCCTCATTATCATATTCTGCCGCCCATCGGAGCCTGAGGGAATGAGCTTTCATATTCTGGAGGATACTCTTTAAAAATCGGTTGGACAGGTAATCCACCATCATCTCGTGCACTTCCAAATCCGAATTGACATACTGAGCCAGGTCGCCCGGATGGTCCATGACCTTGAATAGACTCCGTTTCGCCTCCGCGATCTTCTCTTCCGGAATATCCATCGTGGACATTTTAGCGGCATAAGGCTCCAAAAGCGCCCGCATCTCCCAAATATACAGGATATCCTCCTTCATCACCTCCGCCACGATTGCTCCTTTCCTTGGCACGATCGTAGTAAATCCATCCCGTTCCAGCATATTCAGTGCCTCCCGGATGGGAGCGCGGCTGATGTTCATTTCCGCCGACAGATCTTCTTCCCTCAGACGGGTTCCCGGCCTCAGATCTCCATTTATGATGCGCTCCTTTAAATTATCATAGACTAACTGTTTTAAAGACGGATTGGAGCCAAAATCAGACGCTGCCATATGTTCAACCTCCAGTTTGAATTTTGTACCGCACAATTTCTCACTACGCTTCCTTTTAAGGAGCCCGTCCAACGAACCAAGCGCCTCGCTTTGGTACTCTATCCGACAGCCTGGTCCTGAAAACCCTGCTACCTTCTTATTTATTGTATATCGTCAATTGTCTACAATTAGAAATTTATAAAAAAGATACTATCCCCTTTCCGGTTTTTAGTATCCTCCTCCGGTATCTCATGCCTACTGTTATTATTACTAATTTTAATATAAATGCCAACGACTTGTCAACATATTTGTGCGTTTTAGACAAATAAAACAAATATTTATATTTTCATATCCTATTTTTCATTTTTCACAAGGACGGTCTGTTCTAAAATAAACAAGGACGCCGTTCTCCTGAGAAAACAGCATCCTCGTTAATCATTGATTTTTTAGCCTTTATCAGGCATGTTCAGCACTATATGCCAGAACCAGACGTTCCGCCAGTTCACCGGAACGAACGAGTTCCTGCACATCCGCCTTTTCATTCAGCGAATGGGCATTTGCATTCCCCATGCCAAAGCTGATGCAGGGAATCCCATGGGCACAATAAATATTTCCATCGCAGCCTTCCATAGTCAGAGACAGCTTCGGTTCTATATCCATGGCTTTCAGCTCGCCGACAGCAATGCGGACGATCTCATCCTCTTCGGTATAGCAATAGTTTCCATGCTGAATCTCGTACCGGAATTTAAGCTCCGCTCCGCTCCCCTTGATGTGCTCTTTGCAGTAGTCCTCGAAATACGCAAGATAATCCATAAGCTTCTGTTTCTGGACGCTTCTGGCCTCGCACCGTACTTGGACATAGTTACAGACAGTCCCCGGCTCCTTAGGGCCTCCGTGGAACACGCCCAGGTTAGATGTAGTCTCCTCATCCAGGCGGCCTTCCCGGATACCGGCCAGCATATTGCATGCCGCCTTAATGGCATTGATACCCTTTTCCGGGCTTCCGCCATGGGAACGCTTCCCTATGACCTCAATATCGATCATAGCCTTGTAAGGACGTTTCGTATCAACCTGTCCCAGGGGACCAGTGCTGTCAAAGATAAAGCACATATCAGACTTCAAAAGTGAAGGATCCAATAACCGCGCACCCAAGATTCCGTCTTCCTCGCAAATAGATAATACGATTTCCAGCTCCGAATGCTTTTTTCCGCTGTTTTTAAGCCTTCTCAGGGCATCTAAGATGACTACTAAGCCAGAGACATTATCGGCCCCCAGAATCGTCGTACCATCCGATACGATCTCTCCCT belongs to Qiania dongpingensis and includes:
- a CDS encoding helix-turn-helix domain-containing protein, which gives rise to MEFKTFCTGTRTTYREVRLEHELINKFYEIRNPLQEKILSIPDGCVNIWFLWKDGKCQARLIGSALMGKPSLVSNHEQCFGIKFNAGVVPEVFLNDIGHIINNNCPVNKYKDISFMEKEVETMETFEQKLIYFLERDSVFGKNRVNSITKFIVEDVAEKMGNLTVSELADMLGYSQHYTNQVFRRNLGMPIKQYSGIVRIQQAIYGIEMKDRDFIYENLGYYDQSHFIREFKRYTLLTPKSYDKEDWSFV
- a CDS encoding aminopeptidase, producing the protein MSEKAMKGCEILLHTCGAVKKGERVLVITDDTSKEIGEAMYKCASAFTDTTMVCMPDRSTHGEAPTDAIAAAMKESDVMFSATTFSLYNSSARIEACEAGSRFVNMADYSMEMLEEGCLFTDWGEVRKLVDETKTKIVGKELSITTPAGTDFRTSIVGRHADVGYGVSRDKGEASSPPDAECAVGPADDSAEGVLVIDGSIPLPGLGVIKEPITIKVEKGYITSIEGGKEADILRDTLAGFHDERVYLAAEVGFGLNPAGTLSGRMLEDEGVLGTMHIGIGNNLSYGGTCDTPVHIDLIMKEPTCIVDGHYVIKDGKLQ
- a CDS encoding aminotransferase class I/II-fold pyridoxal phosphate-dependent enzyme translates to MLIGGFYHVDPELLQKEPEKEDLELRCDTEGKYNRKIYTGNGRTASSYIFLNALHLTEEDVILLPDYLCVSVINSLEVCKAQFRFYRVKKDLTADMEDLRSKVDEKVKVLYVIHYFGVPQPKAVVDEMLRISEENHLVIVEDLTQTLYTKEAGRIGFGDYLVASTRKWMPVTDGGILAVKDGVECPMVPLENAYDEAVYKQLLISIMRDYYDNHPGKDISYYLQLEKEANKARYLDFTPRGMTELTSRILFNMDHKKSMRKRRENYMYLYHQLKDVEGLKLAGEPLDEEGKYVPFGFVVLVEKRQEFYRYLADNGIIGEIQWILPEEYYVPGEDAKYLSDHNVMLQCDQRYGEEEMAFVVNTIKKYFRR
- a CDS encoding M20 family metallopeptidase, producing the protein MYQKILDIVKSHEDEMIDLLAQMVKIPSVSGNEAELAKFITEYCGKLGFESEIDRHGNVLVLVKGSKPGKRIAYNNHLDTVPVGEGWTKDPFGAEIIDGKMYGRGSTDCKCGMAAQITAARALVESGIEFAGEIALMYAVDEEVQDISRKGTLKMLKDGFTADMCINGEDVDLHCCLVCEGMLEVKITTMGVGAHGATAFKGVNAIGMMCRIYDEIMKIVPGENKYVKGSINPGVISGGERSSVVPDRCEMKVSRFTVPGETGAMFLGQVNDIIAKLKAEDPTFDAVAELTYDSNPSEVSEEAEVVQAVVKAHEMLGKECPFYGTPQHDDADFMTNYSGIPTVLYGPGTGLKAHMPDEYVILDEVREAAQVYALVNYNVLAEK
- a CDS encoding Nramp family divalent metal transporter; translation: MNEKKLTFKDYAKALGPGAIMSAAIIGPGTVTTASTQGANYGYTALWILLLACLIAYFFQEPATRISIGCKESVMVGVREYISPGVAKFLWVVLFVGSIAFQAGNLSGASMALTYFFPGTTNLLWAIIMSVLALVIVLLNRYKIIEGVNQILIILMVLAFVLTACTSGPNIGDMFTEGFSFKIPGGNAILAVSLLATTVTPNLVLGYSSFLRKKYPDSKSPKNDIKLAKADLGLNMFITFLITGAIIVCAGTLLHPKGIQISSAADMAQQLTPLLGRFAGIFFSLGLWAAAISSVLYQISIHNMLFPPAFELDENPKAKHNVIITCLVVLIPIILIVIFGSSPVQLIIAAQALNGIALPMVCIISWILCNKKSLLGDFVNNLRQNIIMGIVTALTLLFAINALYSVIQKVIAMF
- a CDS encoding GntR family transcriptional regulator; translated protein: MAASDFGSNPSLKQLVYDNLKERIINGDLRPGTRLREEDLSAEMNISRAPIREALNMLERDGFTTIVPRKGAIVAEVMKEDILYIWEMRALLEPYAAKMSTMDIPEEKIAEAKRSLFKVMDHPGDLAQYVNSDLEVHEMMVDYLSNRFLKSILQNMKAHSLRLRWAAEYDNEETQESIVEDATREHLDIIYAFEKRDENLVYRTVQKHVENSAERLLGAKYVNYRN
- a CDS encoding M20/M25/M40 family metallo-hydrolase: MEQIITEFLELVKLGGASRDERAVADYMAEKLEALGCTVTEDDAGKKTGGNTGNLIARLPGELPGCLMLSAHMDRVSNGYHIKPSITEEGEIVSDGTTILGADNVSGLVVILDALRRLKNSGKKHSELEIVLSICEEDGILGARLLDPSLLKSDMCFIFDSTGPLGQVDTKRPYKAMIDIEVIGKRSHGGSPEKGINAIKAACNMLAGIREGRLDEETTSNLGVFHGGPKEPGTVCNYVQVRCEARSVQKQKLMDYLAYFEDYCKEHIKGSGAELKFRYEIQHGNYCYTEEDEIVRIAVGELKAMDIEPKLSLTMEGCDGNIYCAHGIPCISFGMGNANAHSLNEKADVQELVRSGELAERLVLAYSAEHA